The nucleotide window CCGCTGGGAGGGCAGAAGACCGGCCCCAACCCGACCGACCGCGCCAAGACGGGCACCAAGAGGAGTCTGCTGACCGATGGGCGCGGAGTTCCGTTGGGACTGGTCGCAGCAGGAGCCAACGTCAACGACCACAAACTGCTGCCCTCCACGTTCGACTCGGTGCCGGTGAAGCGGCCCGAGCCCAAGTCAGGGCATACCCAGCACTTGTGCCTGGACGCCGCCTACGACTGCAACGAGGTACGCCTCTGGGGAGACAAGTTCCACCTGCGCTTGCACATCCGCCCGCGGCGGCCTCCAGCTACGCCCCCGAAAAAGAGTCGCCGTAAGAAGGCACGCCGCTGGGTGGTGGAACGCTCCCACTCGTGGATGAACCGTTTCCGACGGATCCTCATCCGCTGGGAGAAACGCGAAGACACCTACCTGGCTATGCTCCACCTGGCTCTGGGCATCATCACTTGGTTCCACTTCCTACCGAGATAGGCACTTAGCGGCGTAGGGCGTTGCACTCCCCCAGAACGCGCGTGCGCCCTCCGCCACGGCTTCAAGCACAGCCGCCGTTGCCGCGATCACAGCCACGTCCAGTGGCATTTTCGCATGAACTTCAAACAGGGGCT belongs to Hyalangium minutum and includes:
- a CDS encoding IS5 family transposase; the encoded protein is PLGGQKTGPNPTDRAKTGTKRSLLTDGRGVPLGLVAAGANVNDHKLLPSTFDSVPVKRPEPKSGHTQHLCLDAAYDCNEVRLWGDKFHLRLHIRPRRPPATPPKKSRRKKARRWVVERSHSWMNRFRRILIRWEKREDTYLAMLHLALGIITWFHFLPR